The proteins below come from a single Candidatus Binatia bacterium genomic window:
- a CDS encoding thrombospondin type 3 repeat-containing protein, which produces MPNCRKQKTATDDAQPCVRRGFASRLQRREALVAKRNRLFFQLCATVVTTAAFLALTAASSSAAADRYVNHTGGVNAPGCTSVASPCLTINYALSQAVAGDTIHVAAGTYAENVSIALNNITLQGAGAGTNPALHTILEGTGIGASPGIWVRGSKTGVSILDLRVQNYASNSGIFGEVGNDNLTIDGVDTVANNTTNAVNGGGIYLNGPVQNVLINNVLSDGNKSRGIVLWNGFKKNITITNCTVTNNNCCGIELQDGTASGVTIQNNLVHDQTDSGMSTLGLTSGAGPNIISGNTVRDNGRFGIEVKMPNGTGLESGDGSIVYRDNLVERTVATPVDARDVAGIAVYRRAWTVGQGYADIPNGVVVKENTIRGFQQPSTSDGFGIVVEGTNMKVLNNTVTNSDVGIQIQQGHLPYTANAAVDGDQSNLADADFGRGNSPTTSGTIAFNSVAGNTVGIRNVNVAASSAIQTCNWWNNISGPTAASNPGGNGAAKTGNGAFAPWLVNGTDADPATEGFQLPASITVTPTGAPNAADNNFTRLANAVECAVDNQTVNVSGIFSWTEPNASARWAKGIDDTPGTDDDYWIQMPANVDGVTLTAASLGAGTINGPGDLPLVDLEGFIGACDGGTHQNWTISNLEINDMDLGIGLFGCGPSNAYNGVTLTHNHIRVATDLNASFAPADVDQNIGIHFSYGVDQMISNNLIDIPGSGVSDSATGNYASSVGMQSNTSGGSVYDGLMIQGNTVEVLGNQYAANPETILGIWENSHGHTGNVTVANNHFVNLGSGNNPALNLERAFRVTSHSGPTSTVTYSGNTVSGANLGFQWIAGSDFSAQQPIDFTGNVIDNVATGVLVQSNGKADMTYNHITNAATGISVVNGSVVNLECNALLTNATAIVAPSAGVSADQNNISDNGVGIDVVANSGSGTSVFGPTNRIAGNSTFGARNVTPFTISASGDWWGCPTGANTGVCDATSGSFNTSGFLATSLNDTDGDGYLDGVCDPDSDADGVPNAMDNCPTVPNPDQLDSDGDLAGDACDPCPHDPLDDVDHDGVCGDVDNCPTVANPSQTDADGDGVGAACESCDADPAKTAPGSCGCGVADVDTDGDLTLDCHETCPTDPTKTAPGQCGCGVPDTDTDGDGTANCNDLCPADPAKVTPGQCGCGTADTDSDADGTANCNDLCPADPTKVTPGQCGCGVADTDTDADGTANCNDLCPADPAKTAPGQCGCGTADTDTDHDGIANCVDACPLDPLNDVDGDGVCGNIDNCPTVANPDQADIDGDGIGNVCDTSDTAGSLQLSQVAIKAGDSTTGKLAKIRFSGLVVDPAGVALEDDLALGDVYLTVTAGTFTGTIPLGTCTVAGGRIKCRNDVAHVRALFSPVVQGINSVPSTWKLNVMQNQLTSTATPVGPATVSLVQPTPSITRSDDISACNPTPSGLRCREH; this is translated from the coding sequence ATGCCCAATTGCCGGAAGCAGAAAACAGCCACCGACGACGCACAACCGTGCGTCCGTAGAGGGTTCGCTTCACGACTGCAGCGTCGCGAGGCGCTCGTCGCGAAGAGAAACCGTCTGTTCTTTCAGTTGTGCGCAACCGTCGTTACCACGGCAGCATTCCTCGCGCTCACCGCCGCTTCATCGTCGGCGGCGGCAGATCGCTACGTGAACCACACGGGAGGCGTCAACGCTCCGGGCTGCACGAGCGTCGCAAGCCCCTGCCTTACCATCAACTACGCACTCAGCCAGGCCGTGGCCGGGGATACCATCCACGTCGCCGCCGGAACCTATGCCGAGAATGTTTCGATCGCCCTGAACAACATTACGCTGCAAGGCGCAGGAGCCGGCACGAACCCGGCGCTGCATACCATCCTGGAGGGGACCGGAATCGGTGCCTCCCCGGGCATCTGGGTCCGGGGCAGCAAGACCGGCGTCTCCATCCTCGACCTTCGCGTGCAGAACTACGCGAGCAACTCCGGCATTTTCGGCGAAGTCGGCAACGACAACCTGACGATCGACGGCGTGGACACGGTGGCCAACAACACCACCAATGCCGTCAACGGGGGTGGCATCTACCTGAACGGACCCGTCCAGAACGTGCTGATCAACAACGTGCTCTCGGACGGGAACAAGAGCCGCGGCATCGTCCTCTGGAACGGGTTCAAGAAGAACATCACGATCACCAACTGCACGGTGACGAACAACAACTGCTGCGGCATCGAGCTGCAGGACGGCACGGCGTCCGGCGTGACCATCCAGAACAACCTCGTCCATGACCAGACAGACAGCGGCATGTCCACGCTCGGCCTGACCAGCGGCGCGGGTCCCAACATCATCTCCGGCAACACCGTGCGCGACAACGGGCGCTTCGGGATCGAAGTGAAGATGCCCAACGGAACCGGTCTCGAGAGCGGCGACGGCAGCATCGTCTACCGCGACAACCTCGTCGAGCGCACCGTCGCGACGCCCGTCGATGCGCGCGACGTCGCCGGTATCGCGGTCTACCGCCGCGCATGGACCGTGGGGCAGGGCTATGCCGATATCCCGAACGGCGTGGTCGTCAAGGAGAACACCATTCGCGGCTTCCAGCAGCCGAGCACAAGCGATGGTTTCGGCATCGTCGTCGAAGGCACCAACATGAAGGTGCTCAACAACACGGTGACCAACAGCGACGTCGGGATCCAGATCCAGCAGGGACACCTTCCCTACACGGCCAATGCGGCGGTCGACGGCGACCAGTCGAACCTGGCCGATGCCGACTTCGGCCGCGGCAACTCGCCGACCACCTCGGGCACCATCGCCTTCAACAGCGTGGCGGGAAACACCGTCGGTATCCGAAACGTGAACGTCGCCGCCTCCAGCGCCATCCAGACCTGCAACTGGTGGAACAACATCTCGGGCCCGACGGCGGCATCCAATCCCGGCGGCAACGGCGCGGCCAAGACCGGCAATGGCGCCTTCGCGCCGTGGCTCGTCAACGGCACCGATGCGGACCCCGCCACCGAAGGCTTCCAGCTTCCGGCGTCGATCACCGTCACGCCGACCGGCGCGCCGAACGCAGCCGACAACAACTTCACGCGCCTCGCCAACGCGGTCGAATGCGCGGTCGACAACCAGACCGTCAACGTTTCGGGCATCTTCAGCTGGACCGAGCCGAATGCATCGGCCCGCTGGGCAAAGGGCATCGACGACACGCCCGGCACCGATGACGACTACTGGATCCAGATGCCGGCCAACGTCGACGGCGTGACACTGACGGCGGCGAGTCTCGGCGCGGGCACGATCAACGGTCCCGGCGACCTGCCACTGGTCGATCTCGAAGGCTTCATCGGCGCGTGCGACGGCGGAACCCACCAGAACTGGACGATCTCGAACCTGGAGATCAACGACATGGATCTCGGGATCGGGTTGTTCGGATGCGGACCCTCCAACGCCTACAACGGCGTCACCCTCACCCACAACCATATCCGGGTTGCCACCGACCTGAACGCCTCGTTCGCGCCTGCCGACGTCGACCAGAACATCGGCATCCACTTCTCGTACGGCGTGGACCAGATGATCTCGAACAACCTCATCGACATCCCGGGCAGCGGTGTGAGCGATTCGGCGACGGGCAACTACGCGTCGTCGGTCGGCATGCAGTCGAACACGAGCGGCGGCTCGGTCTACGACGGCCTGATGATCCAGGGGAACACGGTCGAGGTCCTCGGCAACCAGTACGCCGCCAATCCGGAAACGATCCTGGGCATCTGGGAGAACTCGCACGGGCACACCGGAAACGTCACGGTCGCGAACAACCACTTCGTGAACCTCGGCAGCGGCAACAACCCGGCGCTCAACCTCGAGCGCGCGTTCCGCGTGACGTCGCACTCGGGACCAACCAGCACGGTCACCTATTCGGGCAATACCGTCTCTGGCGCCAATCTCGGCTTCCAGTGGATCGCCGGCTCGGACTTCTCCGCGCAGCAGCCGATCGATTTCACCGGCAACGTGATCGACAACGTCGCCACCGGCGTGCTCGTGCAGTCCAACGGCAAGGCGGACATGACCTACAACCACATCACGAACGCGGCAACCGGCATCAGCGTGGTGAACGGATCGGTCGTCAACCTGGAATGCAATGCGCTGCTGACGAACGCGACGGCGATCGTGGCGCCGAGTGCCGGCGTCTCGGCCGACCAGAACAACATCTCGGACAACGGCGTCGGGATCGACGTAGTGGCGAACTCCGGCAGCGGAACTTCGGTATTCGGCCCGACCAATCGAATCGCCGGTAACAGCACCTTCGGTGCGCGCAACGTGACACCATTCACTATCAGTGCCTCGGGCGACTGGTGGGGCTGTCCGACAGGCGCCAACACCGGCGTGTGCGATGCGACGTCCGGATCGTTCAACACCAGCGGCTTCCTCGCTACCAGCCTGAACGACACGGACGGCGACGGGTACCTCGACGGCGTCTGCGATCCGGACAGCGATGCGGACGGCGTGCCCAACGCGATGGACAACTGTCCGACGGTGCCGAACCCCGATCAGCTCGACTCGGACGGCGATCTGGCCGGCGATGCCTGCGATCCGTGTCCGCATGACCCGCTCGACGACGTCGACCACGATGGTGTCTGCGGCGACGTCGACAACTGCCCGACCGTTGCGAATCCGAGCCAGACGGACGCCGACGGCGACGGCGTGGGCGCCGCGTGCGAGAGCTGCGATGCGGATCCGGCCAAGACCGCGCCAGGCTCCTGCGGATGCGGCGTGGCCGACGTCGATACCGACGGCGATCTCACGCTCGACTGCCATGAGACCTGCCCGACGGATCCGACCAAGACCGCGCCGGGGCAGTGCGGATGCGGCGTGCCCGACACGGACACCGATGGCGACGGAACGGCCAACTGCAACGACCTCTGTCCGGCCGATCCCGCAAAGGTGACGCCGGGCCAGTGCGGATGCGGCACCGCCGATACCGATAGCGACGCCGACGGAACGGCCAACTGCAACGACCTCTGTCCGGCCGATCCCACAAAGGTGACGCCGGGCCAGTGCGGATGCGGCGTGGCCGACACCGATACCGACGCCGACGGAACGGCCAACTGCAACGACCTCTGCCCGGCGGATCCGGCGAAAACGGCCCCCGGTCAGTGCGGATGCGGCACGGCCGACACGGACACCGATCACGATGGAATCGCGAACTGCGTCGACGCCTGTCCTCTCGATCCGCTGAACGATGTGGACGGCGACGGAGTCTGCGGCAACATCGACAACTGCCCGACCGTTGCCAATCCCGACCAGGCCGACATCGACGGCGATGGCATCGGCAACGTCTGCGACACTTCCGATACGGCAGGATCCCTGCAACTGAGCCAGGTCGCGATCAAGGCCGGCGACTCGACAACCGGCAAGCTCGCGAAGATCCGCTTCAGCGGTCTCGTCGTCGATCCGGCGGGCGTCGCGCTCGAGGACGACCTCGCGCTCGGTGATGTGTACCTGACGGTCACCGCCGGCACGTTCACCGGGACAATCCCTCTCGGCACGTGCACGGTGGCCGGTGGACGGATCAAATGCCGCAACGACGTGGCACACGTGCGCGCGCTGTTCTCGCCGGTGGTCCAGGGCATCAACAGCGTCCCGAGCACGTGGAAGCTCAACGTCATGCAGAATCAACTGACGTCGACGGCAACACCGGTCGGGCCGGCGACGGTCAGCCTGGTTCAGCCGACGCCGTCGATCACGCGAAGCGACGACATCTCGGCATGCAACCCGACGCCGTCGGGCCTGAGGTGCCGCGAGCACTGA
- a CDS encoding right-handed parallel beta-helix repeat-containing protein produces the protein MGYDRERRMLLAGIGAAGALAMARTARAASCGDPGPLGPTGPTMNNIYNKIAFTDEGLAEARKPITSCPSTPTAQFSITDPGVYYMVANITGVPGKACVEVLCDHVEIEGDGWIMVGAPGTGECIRTPSPQQCIGIYDLGFSGWQQTCINLSNSLYCYCEEVWFHLCDASTSSAGLGACALGAGGTMDDCSVLACTHGQLSVDRDGIIEECVVIDSTGGGLSSPGPCTMEDNFVLNNDGTGISVGSGGGILTGNRVCSCPTGYFVSPSSGSHSSVVAENDASDCTTGIQVAGVDVTVEENHAGRCTNAILISGGASRVLVDGNHCPGSSSTAITLENTTTRCLVVRNAVACPPGVSGYALGGANSWGHVVSALGVGDLTAGGTVPDAWSNFEH, from the coding sequence ATGGGATACGATCGCGAACGACGAATGCTGCTTGCCGGCATCGGCGCGGCCGGCGCGCTGGCGATGGCGCGCACTGCGCGCGCTGCATCGTGCGGAGACCCGGGGCCGCTCGGTCCGACGGGACCGACGATGAACAACATCTACAACAAGATCGCGTTCACCGACGAGGGCCTCGCGGAAGCGAGAAAGCCGATCACGAGCTGCCCGAGCACGCCGACGGCGCAGTTCTCGATCACCGATCCCGGCGTCTACTACATGGTCGCCAACATTACCGGCGTGCCGGGCAAGGCGTGCGTCGAAGTTCTCTGCGACCACGTCGAGATCGAAGGCGACGGATGGATCATGGTCGGGGCGCCGGGCACCGGAGAGTGCATTCGCACGCCGAGCCCACAACAGTGCATCGGCATCTACGACCTCGGCTTCTCGGGCTGGCAGCAGACCTGCATCAACCTGTCGAACTCCCTCTACTGCTACTGCGAGGAAGTCTGGTTCCATCTTTGCGATGCGAGCACGAGCTCGGCCGGGCTCGGCGCCTGCGCGCTCGGAGCCGGCGGCACGATGGACGATTGCAGCGTGCTCGCCTGCACGCACGGGCAGTTGTCGGTCGATCGCGACGGCATCATCGAGGAATGCGTCGTCATCGACAGCACGGGAGGCGGCCTGTCCTCGCCCGGTCCTTGCACGATGGAAGACAATTTCGTCCTGAACAACGACGGGACCGGCATCAGCGTCGGAAGCGGCGGAGGAATCCTCACCGGCAACCGCGTTTGCAGCTGCCCGACGGGATACTTCGTGAGCCCGTCGAGCGGATCCCACAGCAGCGTCGTTGCCGAAAACGACGCCAGCGACTGCACCACCGGCATCCAGGTGGCGGGAGTCGACGTCACCGTCGAGGAAAACCACGCCGGCCGGTGCACGAACGCGATTCTCATCTCGGGAGGGGCGTCGCGTGTGCTCGTCGACGGCAATCACTGCCCTGGCTCGTCGAGCACGGCCATCACGCTGGAGAACACGACGACGCGCTGCCTCGTAGTCCGCAACGCCGTCGCCTGTCCTCCGGGTGTTTCCGGTTATGCGCTTGGTGGTGCGAACTCGTGGGGGCACGTGGTCAGCGCACTGGGCGTCGGCGACCTTACGGCGGGCGGCACGGTGCCCGACGCGTGGTCGAACTTCGAGCACTGA
- a CDS encoding pit accessory protein, with product MFSLQTIFGKGDKFYGLLESSAAASTESARALLDLLGTPRAQRSLEKFKLARQHSKDLNAKISEELVNTFVTALEREDIETLNGALYRIPKIVEKFAERYMIAAGRIGEVDFIPRAAMLERSSEVIEEMVGQFRKGFNLETTKNLNDRMQAIENEADRMILELYRDSYTSETDTMRYLILKDLFEILERGIDRCRDAGNVIHQIVLKHS from the coding sequence ATGTTTTCCCTCCAGACCATCTTCGGCAAAGGCGACAAGTTCTACGGCCTGCTCGAATCCAGTGCCGCCGCGTCCACCGAAAGCGCCCGGGCGCTGCTCGACCTGCTCGGCACGCCGCGCGCGCAGCGGTCCCTCGAGAAGTTCAAGCTGGCCCGCCAGCACTCCAAGGACCTCAACGCGAAGATCAGCGAAGAGCTGGTCAACACCTTCGTGACGGCGCTCGAGCGCGAGGACATCGAGACGCTCAACGGGGCGCTGTACCGCATTCCGAAGATCGTCGAGAAGTTCGCCGAGCGCTACATGATCGCGGCCGGGCGAATCGGCGAAGTCGATTTCATTCCACGCGCCGCGATGCTGGAGAGATCCAGTGAAGTGATCGAGGAGATGGTCGGCCAGTTCCGCAAGGGCTTCAACCTGGAGACCACCAAGAACCTGAACGACAGGATGCAGGCCATCGAGAACGAAGCGGACCGGATGATCCTCGAGCTGTACCGCGACAGCTACACGAGCGAGACCGACACGATGCGCTACCTGATCCTGAAGGACCTCTTCGAGATCCTCGAGCGCGGGATCGACCGCTGCCGCGACGCCGGCAACGTCATCCACCAGATCGTCCTCAAGCACTCCTGA
- a CDS encoding inorganic phosphate transporter, whose translation MLSLLLLVIAVALVFEYINGFHDTANSIATVVATKVLTPSQAILLAASTNLLGAMWGTAVAKTIASGLIDTNVVEVTSPILICALLGAIVWNLITWYVGLPSSSSHSLIGGLCGAALAASHNRWSALIWSQPATPWWTGKGLLWKVLVPMVTSPVAGFVIGFLVMGLLFALIAGMSNLGGTFARIVRTRRVTAFFAKAQLLSAGYMGFAHGSNDAQKTMGIIALALVAATSAGALDHVPPWLSFLRLQADSGHEMYIPLWIKLTCATTMAAGTAAGGWRIIKTLGHKMVKLDPINGFAAETSGASVILVASSLGIPVSTTHNISAAIMGVGAAKRFNAVKWTVVERMIWAWVLTIPATGCVAWCLVKALQIGGWQ comes from the coding sequence GTGCTCTCGCTTCTGTTGCTGGTGATCGCAGTGGCCCTGGTGTTCGAGTACATCAACGGCTTTCACGATACCGCCAACTCGATCGCTACCGTCGTCGCGACCAAGGTGCTGACGCCGTCCCAGGCCATCCTGCTCGCGGCCAGCACCAATCTTCTCGGCGCGATGTGGGGCACGGCCGTCGCCAAGACGATCGCGTCCGGTCTCATCGACACGAACGTCGTCGAAGTCACTTCGCCGATCCTCATCTGTGCGCTGCTCGGCGCCATCGTCTGGAACCTGATCACGTGGTACGTGGGCCTGCCCTCTTCGTCGAGCCATTCGCTGATCGGCGGGCTTTGCGGAGCGGCGCTTGCCGCCTCGCACAACCGCTGGTCGGCGCTGATCTGGTCCCAGCCTGCCACTCCGTGGTGGACCGGAAAGGGCCTGCTCTGGAAAGTCCTGGTGCCGATGGTCACGTCTCCGGTGGCCGGCTTCGTCATCGGATTCCTCGTGATGGGACTGCTGTTCGCGCTGATCGCAGGCATGAGCAACCTCGGAGGCACCTTCGCGCGCATCGTGCGTACACGCCGCGTCACCGCCTTCTTCGCCAAGGCGCAGCTCCTGTCGGCCGGCTACATGGGATTCGCCCACGGCAGCAACGACGCGCAGAAGACGATGGGAATCATTGCGCTCGCGCTCGTCGCGGCCACCAGCGCGGGAGCGCTCGATCACGTTCCACCGTGGCTTTCTTTCCTTCGCCTCCAGGCAGACAGCGGCCACGAAATGTACATCCCGCTGTGGATCAAGCTCACCTGCGCAACGACGATGGCGGCCGGAACCGCGGCCGGCGGCTGGCGCATCATCAAGACGCTCGGTCACAAGATGGTCAAGCTCGACCCGATCAACGGCTTCGCCGCCGAGACCAGCGGCGCGAGCGTGATCCTGGTGGCTTCGTCGCTCGGCATCCCCGTATCGACGACACACAACATTTCGGCCGCGATCATGGGCGTCGGCGCCGCCAAGCGCTTCAACGCGGTCAAATGGACGGTCGTCGAACGAATGATCTGGGCGTGGGTGCTGACGATTCCGGCCACCGGATGCGTGGCGTGGTGCCTGGTCAAGGCATTGCAGATTGGCGGGTGGCAGTAA
- a CDS encoding DUF2834 domain-containing protein, whose product MTSLLIHAGLGLLTIVAFFYFNAHLFRGDWTGSSATWVERAYWLTAVVSVCIGWYFNTRYVFTYPAEASWVHFTKMLFDNPASGSAGQDMILTNVVLFPLWTMIDGPRRGLRGTWVYFVMSLFTSFTFAVGFYLAAQERQLRWNAAHEG is encoded by the coding sequence GTGACCTCTCTGCTCATCCACGCGGGCCTTGGCCTGCTGACCATCGTCGCGTTCTTCTACTTTAACGCGCACCTGTTTCGCGGCGATTGGACCGGATCGAGCGCAACCTGGGTCGAGAGGGCGTACTGGCTGACGGCGGTCGTCTCGGTCTGCATCGGCTGGTACTTCAACACCCGGTACGTATTCACCTATCCCGCCGAGGCGAGCTGGGTGCATTTTACCAAAATGCTGTTCGACAACCCGGCCAGCGGCTCTGCCGGGCAGGACATGATCCTGACGAACGTGGTACTGTTTCCGCTGTGGACGATGATCGACGGACCTCGCCGCGGCCTGCGCGGCACCTGGGTCTATTTCGTGATGAGCCTGTTCACGAGCTTCACGTTCGCCGTAGGATTCTACCTGGCCGCGCAGGAGCGGCAGCTTCGCTGGAACGCCGCGCACGAAGGCTGA
- a CDS encoding NAD(P)/FAD-dependent oxidoreductase, whose protein sequence is MSFDYDVIVVGAGHNGLAATALLAGRGLRVLCLEKNTYPGGMAGTREILTGCRNDVGASLLFPLADEIERELELERYGVEMIDLPIMACNVNSRDAPAAVFYSSPLRMAAYVLRHFGAGAMLGFVRLMAFCKYPASVMHRFTPRSLPQTLDELLASAPNEKKRRQLELVFTGSAMDLVNRFLPDERRHRTLRALVAFAAVQSTYKGPFTPGSALCLVYTFAQKDGGGLMRRVRGGMGSLSEALCRSIADKGGEVRLKTPVRRILVEEGRAVGVELRDGARLTARAVVSNLDKPATLFGLVGRGNLDEETIRRIENIEHRGAYMHMLFKLKRLPKYGPPFEHLNADPRTRFNTTLVPDPDLQQASYEACRRGEVPSHPPVGMQIPTVMDPALAPEGFHIATTYGFFFPCEAAREHRGPLRDQMAERILDRLSEFLPDLRDCIVERAVFSSDHFAAMQGATNGDFTHGLIHPEQMIGGRLLVPGSAHATPIADLYLCGASCHPGPGVTFLPGYGAAYEVAAALERQTTVAARRAA, encoded by the coding sequence ATGAGCTTCGACTACGACGTCATCGTCGTCGGTGCCGGCCACAACGGTCTGGCGGCCACCGCCCTTCTCGCCGGGCGCGGACTTCGCGTTCTTTGCCTCGAGAAGAACACCTATCCCGGCGGCATGGCGGGTACGCGCGAGATCCTGACCGGTTGCCGCAACGACGTCGGCGCCAGTCTCCTTTTCCCGCTTGCCGACGAGATCGAGCGTGAGCTGGAGCTGGAACGATACGGCGTCGAAATGATCGACCTGCCGATCATGGCGTGCAACGTCAATTCGCGCGATGCCCCTGCGGCGGTCTTTTATTCGAGCCCGCTGCGCATGGCCGCCTACGTGCTGCGCCATTTCGGCGCCGGTGCGATGCTCGGCTTCGTCCGGTTGATGGCATTCTGCAAGTACCCGGCCAGCGTGATGCATCGATTCACGCCGCGCAGCCTGCCGCAGACGCTCGACGAGCTGCTTGCGAGCGCACCGAACGAGAAGAAACGACGCCAGCTGGAGCTCGTGTTCACCGGCAGCGCGATGGACCTCGTCAACCGGTTCCTGCCCGACGAGCGGCGGCACCGCACGCTGCGTGCGCTCGTCGCGTTCGCCGCAGTGCAGTCCACGTACAAGGGGCCGTTCACTCCCGGCAGCGCACTCTGCCTCGTCTACACGTTCGCCCAGAAAGACGGCGGCGGGCTGATGCGCCGCGTGCGCGGCGGGATGGGATCGCTGTCGGAGGCGCTGTGCCGCTCGATTGCCGACAAGGGCGGAGAAGTCCGGCTGAAGACGCCGGTTCGCCGCATCCTCGTCGAGGAAGGGCGCGCGGTGGGCGTCGAGCTTCGCGACGGAGCCCGACTGACCGCCAGGGCCGTCGTGTCGAACCTCGACAAGCCCGCGACGCTTTTCGGCCTCGTCGGGCGCGGAAACCTCGACGAGGAGACGATCCGGCGCATCGAGAACATCGAGCACCGCGGCGCGTACATGCACATGCTCTTCAAGCTGAAGCGCCTGCCGAAGTACGGGCCTCCGTTCGAGCACCTCAACGCCGATCCGCGCACGCGCTTCAACACGACGCTGGTGCCGGACCCCGACCTGCAGCAGGCGAGCTACGAAGCGTGCCGCCGCGGGGAAGTGCCGTCGCACCCGCCGGTGGGCATGCAGATCCCGACGGTAATGGATCCGGCCCTTGCGCCCGAAGGGTTCCACATCGCGACGACGTACGGGTTCTTTTTCCCGTGCGAGGCTGCGCGCGAGCATCGCGGCCCGCTGCGCGACCAGATGGCGGAGCGAATCCTGGATCGCCTGAGCGAATTCCTGCCCGACCTGCGCGACTGCATCGTCGAGCGCGCGGTGTTTTCCTCCGACCACTTCGCGGCGATGCAGGGTGCGACCAACGGCGATTTCACGCACGGTCTCATTCATCCGGAGCAGATGATCGGGGGGCGCCTGCTGGTGCCCGGCTCGGCGCACGCGACACCAATCGCGGACCTGTACCTGTGCGGAGCCTCGTGCCATCCGGGTCCCGGCGTGACCTTCCTGCCGGGGTATGGAGCGGCATACGAGGTGGCCGCGGCGCTCGAACGCCAGACGACGGTTGCGGCGCGCAGGGCGGCGTAG